The Teredinibacter sp. KSP-S5-2 genome includes a window with the following:
- a CDS encoding MinD/ParA family protein, giving the protein MTNSRPIKVIAVTGGKGGVGKTNISVNLSIALAEMQRRVVLLDADLGLANVDVLLGLNAQYTLAHVLEGTKSLREILVQGPGGIRVVPASSGVQQMAALSPQEHAGLIHAFGELSEQMDVLVVDTAAGISDTVVSFVRASQEVVVVVCDEPSSITDAYALIKLLNKEHGLYRFRVVANMTRTSQEGMNLFNKLNTVCDRFLDASLHYIGAVPFDENVRKAVQKRKALLEYAPRAKAASAIRVIAQKIDQWPVQTGARGHLEFFIEQLLQAQTANVSGI; this is encoded by the coding sequence ATGACGAACAGTCGACCTATCAAAGTCATCGCGGTCACCGGAGGTAAAGGTGGCGTTGGTAAAACCAATATCTCGGTCAACCTGAGCATTGCTTTGGCAGAAATGCAGAGGCGGGTTGTCCTGTTGGATGCGGACTTGGGGCTTGCTAATGTGGATGTCCTGCTTGGCTTGAATGCACAATATACTTTGGCTCATGTTTTGGAAGGAACCAAATCTCTGCGCGAAATTCTGGTGCAGGGGCCGGGTGGCATTCGAGTGGTTCCTGCTTCCTCAGGTGTGCAGCAGATGGCCGCACTGTCACCTCAGGAACACGCGGGGCTTATTCATGCTTTTGGCGAATTAAGCGAGCAAATGGACGTATTGGTGGTGGATACCGCTGCAGGTATTTCCGATACCGTGGTGAGCTTTGTTCGGGCATCGCAGGAAGTCGTTGTTGTCGTGTGCGACGAGCCATCGTCAATAACGGACGCTTATGCATTGATAAAACTGCTCAATAAAGAGCACGGCCTGTATCGCTTTCGAGTGGTGGCGAACATGACACGTACCTCCCAGGAAGGTATGAACCTGTTTAATAAACTCAATACCGTGTGTGACCGGTTTCTGGATGCATCACTCCACTATATTGGTGCAGTTCCTTTTGATGAGAACGTGAGAAAGGCGGTACAAAAACGCAAAGCCCTTTTGGAATACGCGCCAAGAGCGAAAGCGGCATCCGCAATTCGAGTCATTGCACAAAAAATTGATCAGTGGCCGGTACAAACCGGAGCACGAGGACACCTGGAATTTTTTATAGAGCAACTCCTGCAAGCGCAAACAGCAAACGTGAGCGGGATATGA
- the flhF gene encoding flagellar biosynthesis protein FlhF: MPFSNDTQMDQQQVKKFTAATMSRALELVRAEMGPEAVILSSRRVDKGVEIITSLEPDLPTRGIDVRREFSHKFDAEVDRAMASDSAWKTQAGLSQAASSYSGHAQTNAVPSQGRRGEQIAREIELAREKMLEAKRRAKEADAPLGQQSRYAEPHHDIASMQETRRSQPVSYHDIPELESQHQTDERKMAELRSEIADMRMLLEQQLWQMGERKGSGLGVAQQVKLPAQFPVIDQHLSRLGLAEDVIEDLVVNAGSHKRVSDSWRSCMTLLSKKIPVVKDDMVSRGGIFAFVGQTGVGKTTSIAKLAAKYVLEHGPGKVALVTTDTYRVGACDQLRSLGRILNVPVRAVDAENSLLTVLAGLRQFPLILIDTAGFRHGDPLLKEQLAMLDTCSSIKKILVMSCNSQWQTMKASAHAYSSSGRPVDACVLTKLDETASLGEAISVILQQGLPLAYTTDGQEIPKDIAKASGHSLVARSVALLKNNSADTANVAAF; encoded by the coding sequence ATGCCTTTTAGCAATGATACTCAAATGGATCAGCAACAAGTGAAGAAGTTTACTGCTGCGACCATGAGCCGGGCTCTTGAGCTGGTTCGAGCTGAAATGGGACCGGAAGCGGTCATTTTGTCCAGCCGTCGAGTGGACAAAGGTGTTGAGATTATTACCTCACTTGAGCCGGATTTACCGACACGAGGTATCGACGTTCGACGCGAATTTAGTCATAAATTTGACGCCGAAGTGGATCGCGCCATGGCCAGCGACTCTGCATGGAAAACCCAGGCGGGTTTAAGCCAGGCAGCTTCAAGCTACAGCGGCCATGCACAAACCAATGCAGTTCCCAGTCAGGGGCGTCGCGGAGAACAGATTGCCCGCGAAATCGAGTTGGCCAGAGAGAAAATGCTGGAAGCCAAACGTCGCGCAAAAGAAGCGGATGCGCCGCTCGGGCAACAATCTCGCTATGCTGAACCTCATCACGATATTGCCAGTATGCAAGAAACCCGTCGTTCACAGCCCGTGTCTTACCACGATATTCCCGAACTGGAATCACAGCATCAAACCGACGAAAGAAAAATGGCGGAACTGCGTAGCGAAATTGCGGATATGCGAATGCTCCTTGAGCAGCAGCTGTGGCAGATGGGAGAGCGTAAAGGCAGTGGCCTTGGGGTAGCCCAACAGGTGAAACTTCCTGCACAGTTTCCGGTAATTGATCAGCACCTTTCCCGGCTAGGTCTGGCGGAAGATGTGATTGAGGATTTGGTGGTGAATGCTGGAAGCCATAAAAGGGTGAGTGACTCCTGGCGCAGTTGCATGACGCTGCTTTCCAAAAAGATCCCTGTGGTCAAAGACGATATGGTGAGCCGTGGGGGTATCTTTGCCTTTGTTGGTCAAACTGGGGTTGGTAAAACCACCAGTATTGCCAAACTGGCGGCCAAGTATGTGTTGGAGCATGGGCCGGGTAAGGTGGCCTTAGTGACGACAGATACTTACCGTGTTGGAGCTTGTGATCAACTTCGTTCATTGGGGCGTATTCTCAACGTGCCGGTTAGAGCGGTAGACGCTGAGAACAGCCTGTTAACCGTCTTGGCCGGGCTGCGTCAATTTCCCCTTATTTTGATCGATACAGCCGGGTTCAGACATGGCGACCCACTGTTAAAAGAGCAGTTGGCCATGCTGGATACCTGTTCAAGTATCAAAAAAATTCTGGTGATGTCCTGTAACAGCCAGTGGCAAACCATGAAAGCATCGGCTCACGCATACTCGTCTTCGGGTCGCCCTGTGGATGCCTGCGTGCTCACCAAACTGGACGAAACCGCCAGTTTGGGAGAGGCCATTAGCGTGATTTTGCAACAGGGGCTGCCCTTGGCGTACACCACTGATGGCCAGGAAATACCCAAGGATATTGCTAAAGCCAGTGGTCACTCGCTGGTAGCCAGATCCGTTGCCCTGTTGAAAAACAACTCGGCAGATACCGCTAATGTTGCGGCATTTTAG
- the cheY gene encoding chemotaxis response regulator CheY: MDKNMKILIVDDFSTMRRIIKNLLRDLGFTNTQEADDGSTALPMLKNGDFDFLVTDWNMPGMTGIDLLKECRADAKLASLPILMVTAEAKRDQIIEAAQAGVNGYVVKPFTAQVLKEKIDKIFERVDG; the protein is encoded by the coding sequence TTGGATAAAAACATGAAAATCTTGATTGTCGACGATTTCTCGACGATGAGGCGCATAATAAAAAATCTGTTGCGAGACCTGGGGTTTACCAACACCCAAGAGGCCGATGACGGCTCAACGGCGTTACCGATGCTAAAAAACGGCGACTTTGATTTTCTGGTTACTGACTGGAATATGCCGGGCATGACCGGAATTGATTTATTAAAAGAATGTCGAGCGGATGCGAAATTGGCTTCGCTTCCGATTTTGATGGTGACCGCAGAAGCGAAACGAGATCAGATTATTGAAGCCGCCCAGGCTGGCGTTAATGGATACGTGGTTAAACCATTCACTGCTCAGGTGCTCAAGGAAAAAATAGACAAGATATTTGAGCGCGTAGACGGGTAA
- a CDS encoding protein phosphatase CheZ translates to MDSQVPLHENQQFQLELQLCAKQLVDTLQNDNFEKASQLIHDLIEARDSHIFNSVGQLTRALHSAIVNFHVDAVLEEPPEKNSDIRDASDRLHYVISLTQKAADQTMDKVEACAPIAMNLGLEAEKLKEDWSKLRRREMSKDEFKELYTRVDDFLEQLSGGTSLLNQNLQEIILEQGFQDLTGQVLKKVIGLITDVEKELVSLMRIADQVEKVTGLTGDDQEALDTADNVTAEGPQIHAEKREDVVKSQDDVDDLLSSLGF, encoded by the coding sequence ATGGACAGTCAAGTTCCTCTTCATGAGAATCAACAATTTCAACTTGAGCTTCAGCTATGCGCTAAGCAACTGGTTGATACGCTGCAAAACGATAATTTTGAAAAAGCCTCCCAGCTAATTCATGATTTAATCGAAGCAAGAGATAGCCATATTTTTAATTCGGTAGGTCAACTTACCCGAGCATTACACAGTGCTATTGTCAATTTCCACGTCGATGCCGTTCTTGAAGAGCCACCGGAAAAAAATTCGGATATCCGGGATGCTTCTGATCGTTTGCACTACGTTATTTCGCTGACTCAAAAAGCCGCAGACCAAACCATGGATAAAGTGGAAGCCTGTGCGCCCATCGCCATGAATTTAGGCCTGGAAGCGGAAAAATTAAAGGAAGATTGGAGCAAGTTGAGACGGCGGGAAATGAGCAAGGATGAATTTAAAGAACTTTATACCCGTGTCGATGACTTTCTGGAGCAGCTAAGTGGTGGAACCAGTTTGTTGAACCAAAACCTTCAGGAGATCATTCTCGAGCAAGGGTTTCAGGATCTTACCGGGCAAGTGTTGAAAAAAGTCATCGGACTGATTACTGACGTAGAAAAAGAGTTGGTGAGTTTGATGCGTATTGCGGATCAGGTCGAAAAAGTTACCGGCTTGACGGGCGATGATCAAGAAGCTCTGGATACCGCCGATAACGTTACTGCAGAGGGCCCACAAATTCATGCAGAAAAACGAGAGGATGTGGTGAAAAGTCAGGATGACGTTGACGATTTATTATCTAGTTTAGGGTTTTGA
- a CDS encoding flagellar motor protein: MDVLSVIGVIVGFAALLGGNFLEGGTLHSLANGPAAIIVIGGTVGAAMLQTPHSSLKRALSLFRWIFHPPRSQFQVGIDQVVKWAVSARRDGLLGLENISESEPDKFSRKGLQLLVDGSEPDVIRHVLETDLIIMEQRDHDAVQFYESMGGYAPTIGIIGAVMGLIHVMRHLAEPSELGAGIAVAFVATIYGVAFANLFLLPVANKLKACIKDQSQYRELIIEGIIAIADGENPKAIEMKLSGYLH, encoded by the coding sequence ATGGATGTTTTAAGCGTTATTGGTGTCATTGTTGGTTTTGCCGCATTGCTTGGTGGGAACTTCCTGGAAGGGGGAACCCTGCATTCGCTGGCAAACGGACCCGCTGCGATTATTGTTATTGGTGGCACCGTCGGTGCTGCAATGTTGCAAACTCCCCATAGTTCACTCAAACGAGCACTGTCGTTGTTTCGTTGGATATTTCATCCCCCGCGAAGTCAATTTCAGGTCGGTATTGATCAAGTCGTCAAGTGGGCGGTATCTGCTCGAAGAGACGGTTTGCTGGGGTTAGAAAATATTTCCGAGTCGGAGCCGGATAAATTTTCAAGGAAAGGCTTACAGCTGTTAGTCGATGGCAGTGAACCGGATGTGATTCGCCATGTATTGGAAACAGATTTAATTATTATGGAGCAACGTGATCATGACGCTGTTCAGTTTTACGAAAGTATGGGCGGTTATGCTCCTACAATAGGCATCATTGGTGCAGTGATGGGGCTAATTCATGTTATGCGACATTTAGCCGAACCGTCTGAACTGGGCGCGGGTATCGCCGTTGCCTTCGTTGCCACTATTTATGGCGTTGCGTTTGCCAACTTATTTTTACTGCCTGTGGCAAATAAACTAAAAGCGTGCATTAAAGATCAATCTCAATATCGAGAGCTTATTATCGAAGGTATTATTGCTATCGCAGATGGTGAAAACCCGAAAGCAATCGAAATGAAGCTTTCCGGCTATTTACACTAG
- a CDS encoding RNA polymerase sigma factor FliA, which translates to MSVSVAENLMAYEQAADASNNVKVEDYAFLVKRIAHHMMARVPSCVQVEDLIQAGMIGLLEAAQKYDGSKGASFETYAGIRIRGAIVDEMRRGDWAPRSVHRNARRVAEAINTVESRLGRDAKDYEIAEELGIELDEYHEIVKDSASTRLFSYEDTFEEDESKIAPSVSGVSIRGPSEVVHKAALQKALAEAIRHLPEREQLVLSLYYEQELNLKEIGQVLGVSESRVSQIHSQAALRLKSRLSDWESPAV; encoded by the coding sequence ATGTCGGTATCCGTGGCAGAGAACTTAATGGCATACGAACAGGCAGCGGACGCAAGTAACAACGTCAAGGTTGAGGATTACGCATTTTTGGTGAAGCGCATTGCCCACCATATGATGGCGAGGGTCCCGTCTTGTGTGCAGGTTGAAGACTTGATTCAGGCGGGCATGATTGGGTTGTTAGAAGCCGCACAAAAATATGATGGCAGTAAAGGTGCGAGTTTTGAAACCTACGCCGGCATTCGTATTCGGGGCGCGATTGTTGACGAAATGCGCCGAGGGGATTGGGCACCGCGTTCTGTTCATCGCAATGCCCGACGTGTTGCCGAGGCAATCAATACCGTCGAATCGCGATTGGGACGTGACGCCAAAGATTATGAAATTGCGGAAGAGCTGGGAATTGAACTGGACGAATATCATGAAATTGTGAAGGACAGTGCTTCTACCCGACTATTCAGTTACGAAGATACTTTCGAAGAAGACGAATCCAAAATTGCACCTTCCGTGAGCGGTGTTTCAATCCGAGGCCCGTCCGAAGTTGTGCACAAGGCTGCGCTGCAAAAAGCACTAGCGGAAGCGATTAGACACCTTCCAGAAAGAGAGCAGCTCGTCTTGTCATTGTATTACGAGCAAGAATTGAATTTAAAAGAGATTGGCCAGGTACTTGGGGTGTCCGAGTCGAGAGTGAGTCAAATTCACAGCCAGGCGGCCTTAAGGCTTAAGTCCCGATTGTCTGACTGGGAGTCGCCGGCTGTATAA
- a CDS encoding chemotaxis protein CheA, whose amino-acid sequence MAFGDDEDILQDFLVEAGEIIEQLSEQLVDLEQRPDDRDLLNAIFRGFHTVKGGAGFLQLNAMVDCCHVTENLFDILRNGEREVTAELMDVVLQALDTVNSQFAQVSSREEPSPAAPELIAALERLVSCQDLSETADDSAVTEYIEEVSVDGANAVDTPSNQIDITDDEFEGFLDAITDETAAPMETAEDSAADILTGQDTDEITEEEFEQLLDKLHGQGKGPGMLKAAASSPSPSVGKASEEISEDEFEDLLDQLHGVGKGPGAPGAKAESSSSVTSAKPSSPPPPSSPGKSADLISDDEFEDLLDQLHGKGKGPTIAGKPEPVQEISVEPQKTSASPSPAQAKPAAPSQAKPAAPKPRENNAGGGGGGASPVSGETTVRVDTQRLDDIMNMVGELVLVRNRLVRLGNESSDEQMQKAVANLDVVTADLQSSVMKTRMQPIKKVFGRFPRVVRDLARNLKKEINLELLGEETDLDKNLVEALADPLVHLVRNSVDHGIELPSDREAKGKPRVGKVILAAEQEGDHILLSISDDGGGMDADRLRSIAVEKGILDTDAAQRLSDSEAFNLIFAPGFSTKKEISDVSGRGVGMDVVKTKITQLNGSIDIESKLGEGTKIVIKVPLTLAIMPTLMIMVGEQAFALPLVSVNEIFHMDLTRTNIVDGQECITIREKAIPIFHLKRWLIRNGYSHSDPKEGHVVIVTVGTQRVGFVVDQLIGQEEVVIKPLGKMLHGTPGMAGATITGDGTIALILDVPSMLKRYAGAA is encoded by the coding sequence ATGGCGTTCGGGGATGACGAAGATATTCTTCAGGATTTCCTTGTAGAAGCCGGAGAAATCATTGAACAATTGTCTGAGCAACTGGTCGATCTTGAACAGAGGCCCGATGACAGAGATCTTCTCAATGCAATTTTTAGAGGCTTTCACACTGTAAAAGGTGGTGCCGGTTTTTTGCAACTCAATGCAATGGTCGATTGTTGCCACGTTACGGAAAATTTATTCGATATTCTTCGCAATGGTGAGCGGGAAGTCACCGCCGAATTAATGGACGTAGTCCTACAGGCGTTGGATACCGTTAATTCTCAGTTTGCACAAGTTTCCAGTCGGGAAGAACCTTCACCCGCAGCGCCGGAGTTAATTGCGGCACTTGAACGTTTGGTTTCATGCCAGGATTTATCAGAAACCGCAGATGATTCCGCTGTTACGGAATATATCGAAGAAGTTTCTGTTGATGGCGCTAACGCAGTAGACACGCCATCCAATCAAATTGATATTACCGATGATGAGTTTGAAGGTTTCCTCGATGCAATTACCGATGAGACTGCTGCACCAATGGAAACTGCAGAAGACAGTGCCGCGGATATTTTAACCGGGCAGGACACGGATGAAATAACTGAAGAAGAGTTTGAGCAGCTTCTGGATAAGTTACACGGCCAGGGTAAAGGTCCGGGTATGCTGAAAGCGGCGGCTTCGAGTCCTTCTCCTTCAGTAGGTAAAGCTTCAGAGGAGATTTCTGAAGACGAGTTTGAAGACTTATTGGATCAGCTTCATGGTGTGGGAAAAGGTCCGGGAGCACCGGGAGCAAAAGCTGAAAGCAGTTCAAGCGTTACATCAGCAAAACCCTCGTCACCTCCACCGCCTTCTTCTCCAGGTAAAAGTGCAGATTTAATTTCTGACGATGAGTTTGAAGATCTACTCGATCAGTTGCATGGAAAAGGCAAAGGGCCGACGATTGCAGGAAAACCGGAACCTGTTCAAGAAATTTCGGTGGAACCGCAAAAAACTTCTGCGTCACCCTCGCCAGCTCAGGCAAAACCTGCTGCACCCAGTCAGGCGAAACCAGCAGCACCAAAACCACGGGAAAACAATGCCGGTGGTGGGGGTGGTGGAGCGTCTCCTGTCAGTGGTGAAACCACCGTTCGGGTTGATACTCAACGTCTGGACGACATCATGAATATGGTTGGGGAGTTGGTGTTAGTACGTAACCGTCTGGTACGGTTAGGGAATGAATCCTCAGACGAACAAATGCAGAAAGCGGTTGCTAATTTGGATGTGGTCACAGCAGATTTGCAATCGTCTGTAATGAAAACCCGAATGCAGCCAATTAAAAAAGTGTTCGGTCGTTTCCCACGAGTTGTTCGTGACTTGGCGAGAAATCTGAAGAAAGAAATTAACTTGGAATTACTTGGTGAAGAAACGGATCTTGATAAAAACTTGGTGGAAGCTTTGGCTGACCCGCTGGTTCACTTGGTAAGAAATTCGGTAGATCATGGTATTGAGTTGCCTTCTGATAGAGAGGCAAAAGGTAAGCCCAGAGTTGGAAAGGTGATTCTTGCTGCAGAGCAGGAAGGAGATCATATCTTGCTTTCTATCAGTGATGACGGTGGTGGTATGGATGCGGACCGTTTGCGCAGTATTGCCGTGGAAAAAGGCATATTGGATACGGATGCAGCACAACGTCTTTCGGATAGTGAGGCATTTAATTTAATTTTTGCACCAGGCTTCTCCACCAAAAAAGAAATTTCTGACGTGTCTGGCCGTGGTGTTGGCATGGATGTGGTTAAAACAAAAATCACTCAGCTTAACGGTTCGATCGATATCGAATCCAAATTGGGTGAAGGCACAAAAATTGTGATTAAAGTGCCGTTGACTTTGGCCATTATGCCAACTCTGATGATTATGGTTGGTGAGCAAGCCTTTGCTTTGCCTCTGGTCAGTGTCAATGAAATTTTCCATATGGACCTTACCCGTACCAATATCGTGGATGGTCAGGAATGCATCACTATTCGAGAAAAGGCAATTCCAATTTTCCATCTTAAACGCTGGTTGATTCGCAACGGCTATTCACATTCTGATCCGAAAGAAGGACATGTAGTGATTGTCACTGTGGGTACTCAGCGTGTTGGTTTTGTGGTTGACCAATTAATTGGCCAGGAAGAAGTGGTAATTAAGCCTTTGGGAAAAATGTTGCATGGTACTCCAGGTATGGCGGGTGCAACTATTACCGGAGACGGTACCATCGCGTTGATATTGGATGTCCCCAGTATGTTAAAACGTTACGCCGGAGCGGCTTAA
- a CDS encoding chemotaxis response regulator protein-glutamate methylesterase: protein MPYKVLVVDDSSFFQMRLKEIISEHQDLQVVGIASNGQEAIELEEELRPDIITMDYEMPFMDGVSAVRAIMAKRKIPILMLSSMTYEGARITLEALDAGAVDFMPKNFAEVSKSSEGLKKRLHEKLLTFLKGSSFQPAATSVRPKPAVDTRPSLRSTPSAAPLSRGGADAAPVAPSKSSARFKGKLKIVVIGASTGGPVAITDIITKLPANFPVPIVIVQHMPENFTKAFSERLDRQSQLSVVEAENSMRIECGKVYVAPGGKQLMFDRNGSSIKIVPGDERVNYKPSVDIAYASAANVFRNSVLGIVLTGMGADGCEGARLLKQSGSYIWGQDQASSVVYGMPAAVANARLTDAVIPLSSIAEKMISDV from the coding sequence GTGCCCTACAAAGTTCTTGTCGTAGATGATTCTAGTTTCTTTCAAATGCGCTTGAAAGAAATCATCAGTGAACATCAGGATTTACAAGTCGTCGGTATTGCATCAAATGGACAGGAGGCTATTGAGCTTGAGGAAGAGTTACGTCCCGATATTATTACCATGGACTACGAAATGCCATTTATGGATGGTGTATCTGCTGTTCGTGCCATTATGGCTAAACGGAAAATTCCGATATTGATGTTGTCCTCAATGACCTATGAGGGCGCGCGTATTACCCTGGAAGCATTGGATGCTGGTGCTGTGGATTTTATGCCGAAAAATTTTGCGGAGGTATCAAAAAGCTCCGAAGGATTAAAAAAACGGCTCCACGAAAAATTGTTAACCTTTCTTAAAGGAAGCTCATTTCAGCCTGCCGCGACGAGTGTGAGGCCAAAGCCTGCTGTTGATACACGTCCATCGTTAAGGTCCACACCTTCTGCCGCTCCATTATCTCGGGGTGGGGCAGATGCTGCACCTGTTGCACCGAGCAAGTCGTCGGCTCGGTTTAAAGGAAAACTGAAGATAGTTGTCATTGGCGCTTCGACAGGAGGGCCAGTCGCTATTACGGATATTATTACCAAGCTACCGGCAAATTTCCCTGTACCTATCGTTATTGTGCAGCATATGCCGGAGAACTTTACCAAGGCATTTTCCGAGCGGTTGGATCGGCAATCACAGTTATCAGTTGTGGAAGCCGAAAATTCCATGCGCATCGAGTGTGGTAAAGTGTATGTCGCTCCCGGTGGAAAGCAGTTAATGTTTGACCGAAACGGCAGTTCAATAAAAATTGTTCCCGGCGATGAACGTGTTAATTACAAACCATCCGTGGACATTGCTTATGCTTCCGCAGCCAATGTTTTCCGTAACAGCGTGCTGGGTATTGTTCTGACCGGAATGGGAGCCGACGGATGCGAAGGTGCCCGCTTGTTAAAACAGAGTGGTTCCTATATTTGGGGGCAGGATCAGGCGTCCAGTGTTGTTTATGGCATGCCGGCTGCTGTTGCAAATGCGCGATTAACGGATGCTGTGATTCCGTTGTCTTCAATCGCGGAAAAAATGATTTCCGACGTCTAG
- a CDS encoding flagellar motor protein MotB, translated as MIKRPSIETKINHERWLVSYSDFITLLFAFFVVMYSVSQVNEQKYQQLSETLSETFKTEDRIRPNESQNAQQVSRAADLKKMAAELSDVLADLIKDNKVTVEGNEQWVEIDVNANLIFSSGSADPSQEAEQVFTDVAKVLSDYDNRISVAGHTDNVPIKNAQFQDNWALSAARSVSVVNLLARHGVAQNRLSAVGYGEHQPVADNTSEEGKARNRRVVLRVAQTLAPPQVQSVDTLQTEEKPLSESEISQELENDSSSDGVEEADEQAIQPYKLKDGGLLFTSDPDSPRLQSEENRESK; from the coding sequence ATGATCAAACGACCTTCGATTGAGACCAAAATCAACCATGAGCGCTGGTTAGTTTCTTACTCTGATTTTATTACTCTGCTCTTTGCCTTTTTTGTGGTGATGTATTCCGTCTCCCAAGTGAATGAGCAGAAGTATCAGCAGTTGTCCGAAACCTTGTCTGAAACTTTCAAAACCGAAGATCGTATCAGACCAAATGAAAGCCAGAATGCTCAACAGGTTTCCCGCGCAGCAGATTTAAAAAAGATGGCAGCAGAATTGTCTGACGTATTGGCGGATCTAATAAAAGACAACAAAGTGACCGTCGAAGGCAACGAACAATGGGTGGAAATCGATGTTAACGCCAACCTGATTTTTTCATCCGGTAGTGCCGACCCGAGCCAGGAAGCGGAACAGGTTTTTACGGATGTGGCTAAGGTTCTCTCTGATTACGATAATCGTATTTCTGTTGCTGGGCATACTGATAATGTTCCAATCAAGAATGCACAGTTCCAGGATAACTGGGCGCTGTCAGCTGCGCGTTCTGTTTCTGTTGTCAATCTTCTTGCTCGTCATGGCGTAGCGCAAAACCGACTTTCTGCAGTTGGCTATGGAGAACATCAGCCTGTGGCCGATAATACTTCTGAAGAAGGGAAGGCTCGGAATCGTCGGGTGGTATTGCGCGTAGCCCAAACCTTGGCTCCACCGCAGGTACAGTCCGTCGATACTCTGCAAACAGAGGAAAAACCGCTATCGGAATCAGAGATTAGCCAAGAGCTAGAGAATGATTCCTCCAGCGATGGGGTCGAAGAAGCCGATGAACAAGCTATTCAGCCGTATAAATTAAAGGATGGTGGTTTGTTGTTTACCAGTGATCCTGATTCCCCCAGGCTTCAAAGCGAAGAAAATCGAGAGTCGAAATAA